One genomic window of Monodelphis domestica isolate mMonDom1 chromosome 1, mMonDom1.pri, whole genome shotgun sequence includes the following:
- the PPA1 gene encoding inorganic pyrophosphatase, which translates to MSGYSIEERAAPYSLEYRLFLKNAKGEYISPFHDIPIQAAENVFHMVVEVPRWTNAKMEIATKDPLNPIKQDVKKGKLRYIANVFPHKGYIWNYGAIPQTWEDPGHKDQHTGCCGDNDPIDVCDIGSKVCSRGEVIKVKVLGILAMIDEGETDWKVIAINVDDPDAASYSNIEDVRKLKPGYLEATVEWFRKYKVPDGKPENEFAFNAEFKDKDFATDIIQGTHAHWKALVAKKTDGGGLNCTNTTVEGSPFKCSMESAREIVRALPLPCESACTVPTDVDKWFYYQGK; encoded by the exons ATGAGCGGTTACAGCATCGAGGAGCGCGCGGCCCCCTACAGCCTCGAGTATCGGCTCTTCCTCA AAAACGCAAAGGGAGAGTATATATCGCCCTTCCATGACATTCCAATCCAGGCAGCCGAG aatGTGTTCCATATGGTGGTAGAAGTACCTCGCTGGACGAACGCAAAGATGGAG ATCGCCACCAAGGACCCCTTAAACCCGATTAAACAAGATGTCAAGAAAGGAAAGCTGCGCTACATCGCCAACGTGTTCCCTCACAAAGGCTACATCTGGAACTACGGGGCCATCCCTCAG ACTTGGGAAGACCCCGGGCACAAGGACCAGCACACCGGCTGCTGCGGAGACAATGACCCCATTGATGTCTGCGACATTGGAAGCAAG GTCTGCTCGCGAGGAGAAGTGATCAAAGTGAAAGTCCTGGGCATCCTGGCGATGATTGACGAAGGAGAGACCGACTGGAAGGTCATCGCCATCAACGTGGACGATCCCGACGCTGCCAGCTACAGCA ATATTGAGGACGTCCGAAAGCTGAAGCCCGGCTACCTGGAAGCCACCGTGGAGTGGTTTAGAAAGTACAAAGTGCCCGACGGGAAACCCGAGAACGAGTTTGCCTTCAACGCCGAATTTAAGGACAAG GACTTCGCCACGGACATCATTCAGGGCACGCACGCCCACTGGAAGGCCTTGGTGGCCAAGAAGACCGACGGAGGCGGGCTCAACTG CACGAACACGACCGTGGAGGGCAGCCCCTTCAAGTGCAGCATGGAGTCCGCCAGAGAGATCGTCAGAGCC CTGCCGCTGCCTTGTGAATCAGCCTGCACCGTGCCCACCGACG TGGACAAGTGGTTCTACTACCAGGGCAAGTAG